One Coffea eugenioides isolate CCC68of chromosome 2, Ceug_1.0, whole genome shotgun sequence genomic window, CGGCTGGGCATCAACAACCAACGACTTACTACATGAAATTGCCCCTCAATCTAGAATTTGCAAGCTTGAGTGAAGTGATGGTGGCTTAAACACTTCAATTGTCCGCAAGATTTGATATTGATATGTCATGGTAAATATCCTCCAGATTGAAACCATCTGCACAGCCTTTTCCCTTAAAATCTTGCTTCATAGCTTCTGCTTGCTCCTGCAACTTCAATGCGGACTCTAATTTCTTGATAACATCATCCATCGATGGCCGTTCAGTTTCGCAGACCAGCAAGCAGCTAAAGGCAACCCTCAGAAATTCAGCTAAACATGCTGCTGCAATTTCCCTTTTGGAATTGAAGTCAAGAATCTGATGAAGcttcttggttttgatgttatttttgaCCCAACGTTTAAGGTACCTGTCATCGTTATCTTGATCTAGCTCAGAATCTATTGGTCTTCGACAACATAGAACTTCCAGCAACAACAAACCAAATGAGCACACATTAGATTTTTCAAATGATTGTGAATCAGTGGTCTTGGTGTCAGGAGACAAATACTCCACGCCCGTTGCTTGAGCTTTGGTTGAGGGCTTAGCAAGCTGATGCACATGGCTTACTTTGTACAAGCCGATTAGAGAAATCTTTGGATTCCCGTCCCCGTCCAAGAGTATGTTTGCCGCCCTCAAGTCGTGATGGATGGTAGCTTGCCCCAGACTCCTATGCAGGTGACCTAGCCCTTGTGCTACACCGAGGCAAATGCGGAGTTTGCACTTCCATGGAAGAACATTTCTGGTTCCATAGAGATGTTTGTCAAGGCTGATGGAGCCAATATGATCATAGACGATGAATATCTTATTCTCATCTTCATGGTAACAATACCCAATCAAAGGCAGCAAGTTGGGGTGTCTCAATCGTGATAGTCTCTCAATCTCACGGCATAGTTCTAAAACCTCCCCACcaaatatttcaaaatgaaaCTGGTAAATGGAAACTGTCATCTTTAGTTGCTGGATAAATCCTATGCAAAATTTCCATGATCCATTATTTGTGATAGCAAAGCCATCAACGAGATTGTCAGTGGCTTCTCGGATGTCTACAATTGAAAAGCGAGGACCAGAATCACTTGGTGGAACCAAATCATTTGGTGAGACTAATTCTGTTGTTTTCATTGCCTTCCCTCTATGCCGAGCTGCTTTCCATGGCCACCCACTCCAAGTTGGTTTTCCTCTAACTGGAAAGGCAAGGTTCTGGCTGTGCTTACTTTTAGTTTCTTCATTTGGAGGAGCCATGGCACTCAACTCATCTATTTGGGCTACCGGACACTGGATGTCGTCTTGCAATTGGGCTACCTTACTCTGATTACGCTCCTCATCTGTATGAGCCACCTCGCTCTTGACAAACTTTAGTGACTCGGGAGTTCCAATCTGCGAAGACTGGCCAACTAAAGGAGCTGAATTTCTTAAAGAAAATATGGTGCTATCCTGCTGCTCCAATGCAGACTCGAGGTTTGCAACCACTTGAGCCATTGTAGGTCGTTTCTTGGGCTGATGCTGCAGGCAGTTTTCCACAGATTTCACAAATTCTCTTAAGCTGTTGGATGGTATTTTCCCCCGTAAACTTGTGTCAACAATCCTATCAACTTCCCCTTCTGCAATGCATTCTCtgaagcatgatagcaaactcCGTGGTTCCTCTGGATTTCTCGAGTCCACTGCAGGTCTCCCGCTTAAAGCAACCAACATCACAATGCCAAAGGCATAGACATCTGTTTTTCTAGTCAAATTTTGAGTCATGAAATAATCTGGATCCAAGTAACCAAAAgttccttttatttttgtgcTAACATAGCTCCTTGATTGGGTAAACTTTTCCAATTTGGATAGACCAAAGTCTGAAATCTTGGCCACGAGATTCTCATCCAACAGGATGTTTGTGTCCTTGACATCACGGTGTATGACTCCATATTCATAGCCCGTGTGAAGATAGTCAAGTCCACGAGCAGCACCAATGCAGATTCTAAGCCTTTGCTCCCATCGGAGTGGAACACAGGCCTTCCCGTTTCTGGCAGCTTTATAAAGATTGTCAGCAAGTGTGCCACTAGACATGTAGTCGTATACAAGGATCATCTCCTTGCGTTCATTGCAGTAGCCTATCAAAGAGACGAGATGTATGTGGCGGAGCTTGGAAAGTGTTTCAACTTCTGCCCAAAACTCACGAGCCCCTTGCCTGGAATTTGGATTCAACCTCTTTATGGCAACAGTCTTTGAAATGCCAGGAATGGATCCTTTGTATACACTACCAAATCCCCCCTTTCCAATAAAAAATGCATCGCTAAAGTTTTGGGTTACTGCCATGATCTCAGCAAGTGAAAATCGACGACAAGATGATTCATCTTGGGCTGACAGACTGTTTTTCTCTTCAATGAAGCTCTGTTCCCAACTTTCCTTCAAGTTATAGAGTATTATGCTTAGCAAGATAATTATGATTGTCATACCTGTTGAAACAGCATTGCTCTGGCCAAAAGCTGAGAACAAGTTTGGAATCTTCAGGTTCCAAATTTTGGACGCTCGTCTTGGAAATAAAGGATTTGGAGTCGCAAGACTGTTGTCAGGATTGCTCAACTTGAAGACCTCTAGTCCATTAAGGAGTCCAAAAACCAACTCATCCACTGATTGTAGGGAAATCAAGAGATCATAATTCCTGACTTCTTTCTCTCCTTTCACCATCACCAAATAGTCCCTGTATACTGGGATCTCAGTGCCGCCACTCCATCCGATCAAGTCAGCCTTATTCTCAGCTATGTGATTATTTATGTGGATGGTGAATTCCCTTTGCCTGCTTTCTGCCATACCAGCATCGAAGTCACAGAAATGAAGCCTGACTAAGTAGCCAAAGCCCAGATCTATAGGTATTTTCCATGTAAACTTGTACATCTCATTTCCTCTTATACCTCTTCCAATTTTCCAAGCAGTGTGGTAAAGCCTTGGTGGAGCAACAAATGCTGGCATGTTTGTGTACTTAATCCTGTTAGTCAGATGACTCACTCGATGAACTCCGGATTCCTGCAAGTATTTAGAATCCTCACTCCATCTTCGAAACATGCCAAAATCTTCTATTGGTGAGATAGAGCCCCCTCCAATATTCAACCTTTGAACCACTTCAAGTGCAGTGCTGTTTTCGATAATATAGAACCGATTGTTCAGACCAACCATGCGGGCACCTAACTCACCATCAGACGTGTAATAGAGACCGGCCGGTATGGAAATGATCTCAATTCCATTGACGAAAGCATGCACTTTCTTTAACTTGCTGCTCTTAGAGGGAGAGAACGTTACGTTCAATTTTGCATTTACTTCTACATTCAAACAAAATTCCTTGACAACATATTTTTCACCAGAACCATCAGCAGTAAGTGAAGCACTGAAGTCCCTTAGGAGGGTGAAAGGACCAGCTTTTACAGTGAAAAAGTCCAGAGACTTTTCAAAACCTCGGTAAGAAGCAGGGTAAAAGTGCAGGCGCAAGAATATCTGACCTGGGGTGACCCGAAAGGTGTACTGGAATGGAGTTGCAGAAATTCTTGAAGTCCTGTACGGAACACCGTCGACGGAGGATAATTTGTCAGCAGCAGTAGAGCTCCTTGTTTTGCCTCTTGGTTGCAGTGAAGACATCAATTCTGAGCCTGTATCTCCGATCCATTCACGCCCATCAAGCGCCGTTGAGTTGCCAATAGAGCCACAGTCAACAGCAACATCGCCCAAGTAATGCGGCACTGCTGGGGGATTTCCGGCACCAAAAAAGGCGACCATAGACCGATCAGGACGGAGTAAGATGCATGAAAATAGAATAACTAGTAGAAGTGGCTTCAGATACATGATGGTTTCTTGATGGACGGAAACAGGCAAGAATTGTCGATCTCTTTTTCTCGGGCAATTAATTGGCCATGCAATCCAATCCAGGTGGTGGTGGTTTTGCTGAGAATAAACCGTGGATGGAAAAGCTAGCTGCTATTCTCAGCGTCTTGGATTGGATTGGATGTCTTGTTTGGTTACATTTTCCTTTGGTTTagactaattaattaattaacagGAAACTCTACCACCATCAGGCATCAACCAAACAAGAGCAGCCGCTAGTGCCATCGTAGACTCACGGGTTGGCTGTCGTTGACTTCAAAGTCGCcgatttatataaatatataaaataaaataatatatcaTAACCGCAGGAAGTTATTAAAAGGAATCTTAAGAAATGTCCATCGAGAATACCAACTGACTTTGGCTTTAATTTGAATGTGGAAAAATATTAAAAACATCTATGATTGGTTAAGAAAAACATTTATAATTGGTTAGATCGGATAATGCTTAATCTGGTTGgtattcaaagaaaataaatgtcTGATGAACCCACCCTGTGTATCTTATTAGATGGCTAAATAGGAGGAGGGTACACAATCTGCAAAATATATATCAGGTTTCACTCTGCCCACAACTTCGTGTAGTGAACATAGATAGATTTTTTTGGACAACtgggaaaccagaaattaggaAAGGTTATTATTCATGGCTCTATCTTCCTTCGATGTCTGTTAAACTGAAATCATTATCAGAACTCGGTATAATAGTAGTCTTCTGGAGAGATGAGCTTCTTGATAGGCCCCGTGCTGTAATATAAGACGGAACCTTAGGCCGAGGAAGCTCTGCAATTTCATCGTCATTAAGCATTGAAAGAACAGTAGAGACATTCGGCCTATCTTCTGGAGAGTCTTGCACACACAATAAACCAACGTGTACACATCTCAATATCTCCGTTTCAGTGGGTAGAACAAGCAATGCTGGATCAACAAGATTCTTTGGTTTATTTTCATTCCACAGCTTCCAGGCCTGAAAATGTTGTGAACACAGTGAAAGTATTGAATGTGGTGATATAAATAGAAGCGGAACTGGACTTCTTCAAGAGAAAATTCACAACCAACCCAATTAAACTTACACATTCTATTAAGTCACAGCCAACAAGCTGCCAATTTTTCTTTCCACTTACAATCTCCAGTAACAAGACTCCATAGCTGTAGATATCTGTCTTTTCAGAAAATTTTCCCCGCAGCAAATATTCTGGGGCCATATATCCACTGCATCACAGCATGTAAGGATAAAGAGGTGAAATTTATTTTCCAAGAAAAGCGTTTGAATCATCAGGATAATAGGAAAAGTGACGGGAGAAGGAATTAATAATGTCTGCTTACAGTGTCCATCTAATCGTACTGGTCACATACTCATCTAGGTCGCTTCCTAGAAATGCGCCtatgcttaaatttgatatttttggaTTCAGCCCATTATCTAAGAGGACGTGACTTGCATTCAGAACTCTATGAATAATCCCCTGTCCTGAATCCCTCCCATGAAGGTAAAGGAGGGCTCTGCCAATCCCTTGGATGATGATTGCACGTCTACTCCAATCAAGTACATCTTGTTCTTTTGAATCTGACAAAGAGTCACGGTGACTTATAGTGCCATACCTATTCAAACTAATTCTCTGAACTTAATAATAATTATGCGaataaagacaaaaaaaaaaagaagaacaaataAATACGCTTTTTTGAAACGCACCAAATAAGTAGGCCTCCAGGCTTTTATTTGGCATGTACTCATAAACTAGcattttttcttcctctctttcaGCACAGCATCCGAGCAGTCTAACAATATTTGGATGTTGCAGTTTAGAAGCAACTGCAACTTCATTCTTAAACTCTCCAAATATATGACGGTTTGAAATCCTTCTCACTGCAATCTCCTGACCATTTGGTAGAATTCCCTGCAGTTACAGTTTAATATGATTAGTAATCAGTTTCCCGTACAAATAAACGCAGTTCCTGAGTAATTTGTATTACCTTGTAGACTCGGCCAAAACAAGCTTCGCCTATCATATTCCCTAAATGAAAATGATCTGTTGCATTAGCCAGTGCCTTGTAACTGTAAAGCGGCAGCGCTTCAGCTAGTGATGTAACAAGCGGCAGCGCTTCAGCTAGTGATGACATTTCACCCTTTTGCTTTTTCCCTGATTTGATTATGAACGAAATCTATGTGAGTTAAAGTTCTATTAAGAATGCCCTCCTTTAATAGTGAGTGCCATCGTCTCAAAATTACAGGATGAGTGACTTAGGAGCAATTGACTTATTTAACATCGTTGTTCACCTTTTTTCTCCATCCTTATTACATTAATATCATTAAAAGCATAAAAATGATACTACCAGTTCTACAAGAATGCAAAAGTTAAGTGCATGATTTGCATAACCTTTTATAGTTAAAAGTACTAACGAAATAACAAATGTCAAACCGTAACATTTAACAATGCAAAATTCAACAGATCACATCATATAAACACACGTGCTGAACACTTCAGCAGAAAATTACCCTACAAATCTGAGCTGTGTTCGGCTTGCCAGAGTTCTAATCAAGTACATTGAATGGACATCGGTCGAAATCATGGTTTATGTGCAAGAATCAAGAATGTAGGCTGGATATCAGTCAAAATCATGGTTTATGTATAAGAATGTGGTTAGTTGCATCAAACTCATATTATGTGTGATTTACTAGTCAAAAAGAATGCATATGTGAACATGCGGATACTGAATAGATATGGAGTTTTAACACTTGTCTATGATAGTAAGACCATGAAATGAGATAGCTAGGACTAGATTGTTCATCAAATGTCTAGCTAGGTCTACGTTTATTTGGTTGTTCATCAATTAAGATGTGAGAACCAGAATTATGTTGTAATACCAAACCTTCTCTGTTCATAGGCTTACCTCTATTAAGCAATGCTTTCCATGGCCAGCCCCATAACAATTTTCGGGCTGGAGGATAGCCTTGTCCTCTAGTCGGTGAGCCAAGAAGTTCGGCTGATGTACTTGTGATTCCTTCCGTCGGTGGAGATTTGGCACTCTCCTCAAGTACTTGCAGTGACTCGAGAGTTCCTTCCTGGAAAGGCTGGCCAACTACTCTGGCGCTTGAAGCAGAAATCATAGTGCTCTCCTGCTGCTGCAATGCCTGCTCGAGACTCGCCACCACTTGAGCCATTGTAGGTCTTTTCTTGGGCTGGTGGTGCAAGCAGTTTTCAATAGATTTCACAAATTCTTTTAAACTGTTTGATGAGAACTTCCCCTGTAGACTAGGATCAACAATTCTATCCACGTTTTCTTCTGCAATACATTCACGGAAATATGATACAAGATTGTGCTGCTCTTCTGGAGCTCCATTGTCCACTGCAGGCCTCCCTGCCAAAACTACCAACAAGACAACCGCAAAGGCATATACGTCACTCTTTCTCGTCAATCTATGAGTTGCAATATAGTCTGGATCACAAAAACCACGAGTGCCTTTAACTTTTGTGCTAACATAGCTCTTCGATTGGGTTAACCTTTCAAGTTTGGACAGTCCGAAATCGGAAATCTTTGCCACAAAATTCTCGTCCAACAGAATGTTTGAATCCTTCACATCGCGGTGTATGACTCCATATTCAGTGCCATTGTGGAGGTATTCCAGCCCACGAGCAGCACCAATGCAGATTCTAAGCCTTTGCTCCCAACCAAGAGGAGCAATATCATTTCCCTTTCTGCTCATTTTGTAGAGATTATCAGCAAGTGTGCCACGAGGGATATACTCATAAACTAGGATCATCTCCTGGCTCTCATTGCAATAGCCGATCAAAGAGACAAGATGTATGTGCCGGAGCTTCGAAAGTGTTTCAATTTCAGTCCAAAACTCGTGAGCTCCTTGTCGGGAGCTCCAGTGCAATCTTTTCAAGGCCACAATTTCTTGAATGGCAGGGATGTAAGCTTTATACACTTTGCCAAATCCCCCCCTTCCAATAACAAATGCATCGCTAAAGTTTTGTGTTGCCGAAACTATCTCAGCGAGTGAGAAGCAACGACAAGCCCGCTCAGTTGTGGCTGCCACTGTGTCATTTTCCAGGCAAAATTTTGCTTCCCAAATTCTTCTCAGGTAGTACACTAGGACATTGACTAAAATAACCAGGAGTGTCATACCAGTCATGACAACATTGCTATGGCCAAAAGATAAAAACACGTTTCTAATCTTCACGCCTGAAGGGGTAGAAACTGTCATTGGAGTCGTAGGATTTGAAATTGCTAGACTGTTGTCGAGGTTGCTCAACTTGAAGATCTCTAGTCCATTAAGGAGTCCAAAAACCAATTCATTAGCTGATTGTAGGGCAATCAAGAGATCACAACTGCTACCACCTTGGTCACCTTTCATTTTGACCATGTAATCCCTGTATACTGGAACCCCATGGCCGCCACTCCATCTAATCACAGCAGCCCTTGTCTCTGCTATCTGATTATTTATAAGGAGACTGAATTCCCTTAACTCACGCTGTGCCATTTCATCA contains:
- the LOC113763628 gene encoding putative receptor-like protein kinase At5g39000 isoform X2, which gives rise to MYLKPLLLVILFSCILLRPDRSMVAFFGAGNPPAVPHYLGDVAVDCGSIGNSTALDGREWIGDTGSELMSSLQPRGKTRSSTAADKLSSVDGVPYRTSRISATPFQYTFRVTPGARMVGLNNRFYIIENSTALEVVQRLNIGGGSISPIEDFGMFRRWSEDSKYLQESGVHRVSHLTNRIKYTNMPAFVAPPRLYHTAWKIGRGIRGNEMYKFTWKIPIDLGFGYLVRLHFCDFDAGMAESRQREFTIHINNHIAENKADLIGWSGGTEIPVYRDYLVMVKGEKEVRNYDLLISLQSVDELVFGLLNGLEVFKLSNPDNSLATPNPLFPRRASKIWNLKIPNLFSAFGQSNAVSTGMTIIIILLSIILYNLKESWEQSFIEEKNSLSAQDESSCRRFSLAEIMAVTQNFSDAFFIGKGGFGSVYKGSIPGISKTVAIKRLNPNSRQGAREFWAEVETLSKLRHIHLVSLIGYCNERKEMILVYDYMSSGTLADNLYKAARNGKACVPLRWEQRLRICIGAARGLDYLHTGYEYGVIHRDVKDTNILLDENLVAKISDFGLSKLEKFTQSRSYVSTKIKGTFGYLDPDYFMTQNLTRKTDVYAFGIVMLVALSGRPAVDSRNPEEPRSLLSCFRECIAEGEVDRIVDTSLRGKIPSNSLREFVKSVENCLQHQPKKRPTMAQVVANLESALEQQDSTIFSLRNSAPLVGQSSQIGTPESLKFVKSEVAHTDEERNQSKVAQLQDDIQCPVAQIDELSAMAPPNEETKSKHSQNLAFPVRGKPTWSGWPWKAARHRGKAMKTTELVSPNDLVPPSDSGPRFSIVDIREATDNLVDGFAITNNGSWKFCIGFIQQLKMTVSIYQFHFEIFGGEVLELCREIERLSRLRHPNLLPLIGYCYHEDENKIFIVYDHIGSISLDKHLYGTRNVLPWKCKLRICLGVAQGLGHLHRSLGQATIHHDLRAANILLDGDGNPKISLIGLYKVSHVHQLAKPSTKAQATGVEYLSPDTKTTDSQSFEKSNVCSFGLLLLEVLCCRRPIDSELDQDNDDRYLKRWVKNNIKTKKLHQILDFNSKREIAAACLAEFLRVAFSCLLVCETERPSMDDVIKKLESALKLQEQAEAMKQDFKGKGCADGFNLEDIYHDISISNLADN
- the LOC113763628 gene encoding receptor-like protein kinase FERONIA isoform X1, with product MYLKPLLLVILFSCILLRPDRSMVAFFGAGNPPAVPHYLGDVAVDCGSIGNSTALDGREWIGDTGSELMSSLQPRGKTRSSTAADKLSSVDGVPYRTSRISATPFQYTFRVTPGQIFLRLHFYPASYRGFEKSLDFFTVKAGPFTLLRDFSASLTADGSGEKYVVKEFCLNVEVNAKLNVTFSPSKSSKLKKVHAFVNGIEIISIPAGLYYTSDGELGARMVGLNNRFYIIENSTALEVVQRLNIGGGSISPIEDFGMFRRWSEDSKYLQESGVHRVSHLTNRIKYTNMPAFVAPPRLYHTAWKIGRGIRGNEMYKFTWKIPIDLGFGYLVRLHFCDFDAGMAESRQREFTIHINNHIAENKADLIGWSGGTEIPVYRDYLVMVKGEKEVRNYDLLISLQSVDELVFGLLNGLEVFKLSNPDNSLATPNPLFPRRASKIWNLKIPNLFSAFGQSNAVSTGMTIIIILLSIILYNLKESWEQSFIEEKNSLSAQDESSCRRFSLAEIMAVTQNFSDAFFIGKGGFGSVYKGSIPGISKTVAIKRLNPNSRQGAREFWAEVETLSKLRHIHLVSLIGYCNERKEMILVYDYMSSGTLADNLYKAARNGKACVPLRWEQRLRICIGAARGLDYLHTGYEYGVIHRDVKDTNILLDENLVAKISDFGLSKLEKFTQSRSYVSTKIKGTFGYLDPDYFMTQNLTRKTDVYAFGIVMLVALSGRPAVDSRNPEEPRSLLSCFRECIAEGEVDRIVDTSLRGKIPSNSLREFVKSVENCLQHQPKKRPTMAQVVANLESALEQQDSTIFSLRNSAPLVGQSSQIGTPESLKFVKSEVAHTDEERNQSKVAQLQDDIQCPVAQIDELSAMAPPNEETKSKHSQNLAFPVRGKPTWSGWPWKAARHRGKAMKTTELVSPNDLVPPSDSGPRFSIVDIREATDNLVDGFAITNNGSWKFCIGFIQQLKMTVSIYQFHFEIFGGEVLELCREIERLSRLRHPNLLPLIGYCYHEDENKIFIVYDHIGSISLDKHLYGTRNVLPWKCKLRICLGVAQGLGHLHRSLGQATIHHDLRAANILLDGDGNPKISLIGLYKVSHVHQLAKPSTKAQATGVEYLSPDTKTTDSQSFEKSNVCSFGLLLLEVLCCRRPIDSELDQDNDDRYLKRWVKNNIKTKKLHQILDFNSKREIAAACLAEFLRVAFSCLLVCETERPSMDDVIKKLESALKLQEQAEAMKQDFKGKGCADGFNLEDIYHDISISNLADN
- the LOC113763950 gene encoding receptor-like protein kinase FERONIA; its protein translation is MHFKLVLVASLFTSFVFLLCHHHFIAFMRSANPPAAAVHYISDAAINCGFNGNSTALDGREWIGDAPLKFLSGKSRISTAAEKPFPIDPVPYKTSRVSATEFGYSFEVSPGQKFIRLHLYPASYRGFENSIDSFTVKAGPFTLLRDFSASITAETSGVKYLIKEFCLNVEENTKLNITFSPSLNLNSKSKSTHAFVNGIEIISMPAGLYYTSDRDSGAPIVGQKNRYFSIDNSTALEVIQRLNIGGSSVSSAEDFGMFRRWNEDTKYLVESGAHPVHHPALRIKYTTNMPAFVAPAKLYQTSWKAAGNLKVDQIYNFTWKIPVELGFGYLIRLHFCDLDDEMAQRELREFSLLINNQIAETRAAVIRWSGGHGVPVYRDYMVKMKGDQGGSSCDLLIALQSANELVFGLLNGLEIFKLSNLDNSLAISNPTTPMTVSTPSGVKIRNVFLSFGHSNVVMTGMTLLVILVNVLVYYLRRIWEAKFCLENDTVAATTERACRCFSLAEIVSATQNFSDAFVIGRGGFGKVYKAYIPAIQEIVALKRLHWSSRQGAHEFWTEIETLSKLRHIHLVSLIGYCNESQEMILVYEYIPRGTLADNLYKMSRKGNDIAPLGWEQRLRICIGAARGLEYLHNGTEYGVIHRDVKDSNILLDENFVAKISDFGLSKLERLTQSKSYVSTKVKGTRGFCDPDYIATHRLTRKSDVYAFAVVLLVVLAGRPAVDNGAPEEQHNLVSYFRECIAEENVDRIVDPSLQGKFSSNSLKEFVKSIENCLHHQPKKRPTMAQVVASLEQALQQQESTMISASSARVVGQPFQEGTLESLQVLEESAKSPPTEGITSTSAELLGSPTRGQGYPPARKLLWGWPWKALLNRGKKQKGEMSSLAEALPLVTSLAEALPLYSYKALANATDHFHLGNMIGEACFGRVYKGILPNGQEIAVRRISNRHIFGEFKNEVAVASKLQHPNIVRLLGCCAEREEEKMLVYEYMPNKSLEAYLFDSKEQDVLDWSRRAIIIQGIGRALLYLHGRDSGQGIIHRVLNASHVLLDNGLNPKISNLSIGAFLGSDLDEYVTSTIRWTLGYMAPEYLLRGKFSEKTDIYSYGVLLLEIVSGKKNWQLVGCDLIECAWKLWNENKPKNLVDPALLVLPTETEILRCVHVGLLCVQDSPEDRPNVSTVLSMLNDDEIAELPRPKVPSYITARGLSRSSSLQKTTIIPSSDNDFSLTDIEGR